From a single Paraburkholderia sp. D15 genomic region:
- a CDS encoding phosphatidylserine decarboxylase: MNYPHPIIAREGWPFIAIAAVVALLIHFFAGFGISWLFWLLLIFVVQFFRDPARPIPTQANAVLCPADGRIVAVETAHDPYANREALKISVFMNVFNVHSQRSPVDGAISKVEYFPGAYLNAAVDKASTENERNAVVIETAGGQTVTSVQIAGLIARRILCYVRAGEPLTRGQRYGFIRFGSRVDVYLPVGSRPRVSIGEKVSASSTILAEL; encoded by the coding sequence ATGAATTACCCTCATCCGATCATCGCGCGAGAAGGCTGGCCGTTCATCGCCATCGCGGCCGTCGTTGCACTTCTGATTCACTTCTTCGCGGGATTCGGCATTTCATGGCTGTTCTGGCTGTTGCTGATTTTCGTCGTCCAGTTCTTCCGCGATCCCGCCCGGCCGATTCCCACGCAGGCGAACGCGGTGCTGTGTCCGGCCGACGGCCGCATCGTCGCAGTCGAAACCGCGCATGATCCGTATGCGAATCGTGAAGCGTTGAAGATCAGCGTGTTCATGAACGTGTTCAACGTGCACTCGCAACGCTCGCCGGTGGATGGCGCGATTTCCAAGGTCGAATATTTCCCGGGCGCGTATCTGAATGCGGCGGTGGATAAGGCATCGACGGAAAACGAACGCAATGCGGTGGTGATCGAGACGGCCGGCGGGCAGACCGTGACCTCGGTGCAGATCGCCGGTTTGATCGCGCGGCGCATTCTTTGCTACGTCAGGGCAGGCGAGCCGCTCACGCGCGGTCAGCGCTACGGTTTCATCCGCTTCGGTTCGCGCGTCGACGTGTATCTGCCGGTGGGCAGCCGACCGCGTGTATCGATCGGCGAAAAGGTTTCCGCGTCGTCCACGATCCTCGCTGAACTCTAA